In the genome of Dermacentor variabilis isolate Ectoservices chromosome 5, ASM5094787v1, whole genome shotgun sequence, one region contains:
- the LOC142583594 gene encoding uncharacterized protein LOC142583594 — protein sequence MKNESRSTISTEKTDAPEFKNGTADGSFTRYVASETEGKPTLPPSRSHRADNSSKASEPTTVQPTRPETTKLTQQQTATTTTTTSRETMTTPSSAAKNNSTSTAAISSNESTSTRSTAKTDAPEFKNGTSDGSFTRYVAPETEDKPTLPPSRSHRADNSSKASEPTTVQPTTPETTKLTQQQTTTTTTTTSRATMTTPSSAAENNSTSTAAISSSTIEASTNFENITTVGEQKTDAPEFKNGTADGSFTRYVAPETEDKPTLPPSGSHRADNSSKASEPTTVQPTTPETTKLTQQQTTTTTTTTSRATMTTPSSAAENNSTSTAAISSSTIEASTNFENITTLGERTSTTGAENVNSHDIINETVGGSSTGSFTSGTEESTSSASEDSRRTMSPTESIRNDTTKLATVETTSNDTSQQKTTTTTTTTISTTTTYFTTPSNSTSGTVRSTSTEGTSSDHVRSTRKNESRSTISTAKTDAPEFKNGTADGSFTRYVAPETEDKPTLPPSGSHRADNSSKASEPTTVQPTTPETTKLTQQQTTTTTTTTSRATMTTPSSATTTTTTTTISTTTTYFTTPSNSTSGTVRSTSTEGTSSDHKKAQVRRQKTLAEP from the exons ATGAAGAACGAAAGTAGGTCTACGATAAGCACAGAAAAAACAGATGCTCCGGAATTCAAAAATGGGACGGCCGACGGTTCTTTCACCCGCTATGTTGCTTCCGAAACAGAAGGTAAACCTACTTTGCCACCTAGCCGATCTCACCGAGCAGACAACTCCAGTAAAGCGTCAGAACCTACAACAGTGCAACCCACCAGGCCAGAAACAACTAAACTTACGCAGCAGCAAACAGCCACtacgaccacaacaacctctcgcgaaacgatgacaacgccttcctctGCCGCaaaaaacaacagcacatcaacggcggctataagcagt AACGAAAGTACGTCTAcgaggagcacagcaaaaacaGATGCTCCGGAATTCAAAAATGGGACATCCGACGGTTCGTTCACCCGCTATGTTGCTCCCGAAACAGAAGATAAACCTACTTTGCCACCTAGCCGATCTCACCGAGCAGACAACTCCAGTAAAGCGTCAGAACCTACAACAGTGCAACCCACCACGCCAGAAACAACTAAACTTACGCAGCAGCAAACAACCACtacgaccacaacaacctctcgcgcaacgatgacaacgccttcctctgccgcagaaaacaacagcacatcaacggcggctataagcagttcgacgatcgaagcatccacaaattttgaaaacataacTACTGTGGGCGAAC AAAAAACAGATGCTCCGGAATTCAAAAATGGGACAGCCGACGGTTCTTTCACCCGATATGTTGCTCCCGAAACAGAAGATAAACCTACTTTGCCACCTAGCGGATCCCACCGAGCAGACAACTCCAGTAAAGCGTCGGAACCTACAACAGTGCAACCCACCACGCCAGAAACAACTAAACTTACGCAGCAGCAAACAACCACtacgaccacaacaacctctcgcgcaacgatgacaacgccttcctctgccgcagaaaacaacagcacatcaacggcggctataagcagttcgacgatcgaagcatccacaaattttgaaaacataacTACTCTGGGCGAACGTACTTCCACGACAGGAGCAGAAAATGTCAATAGTCATGATATTATTAATGAGACAGTAGGCGGATCTAGTACTGGTTCTTTTACATCCGGAACAGAAGAAAGCACAAGTTCGGCATCAGAAGACTCTCGCCGAACCATGAGCCCCACTGAATCGATCAGAAACGATACCACAAAACTTGCCACTGTTGAAACCACCAGTAATGACACAAGTCAGCAAAAGACCACAACGACTACAACAACTACTATAAGCACGACCACAACATATTTTACTACGCCATCTAACAGTACTTCAGGTACAGTTAGGAGCACCTCTACAGAAGGAACTTCATCTGATCACGTGCGCTCAACTAGGAAGAACGAAAGTAGGTCTACGATAAGCACAGCAAAAACTGATGCTCCGGAATTCAAAAATGGGACAGCCGACGGTTCTTTCACCCGATATGTTGCTCCCGAAACAGAAGATAAACCTACTTTGCCACCTAGCGGATCCCACCGAGCAGACAACTCCAGTAAAGCGTCGGAACCTACAACAGTGCAACCCACCACGCCAGAAACAACTAAACTTACGCAGCAGCAAACAACCACtacgaccacaacaacctctcgcgcaacgatgacaacgccttcctctgcc ACCACAACGACTACAACAACTACTATAAGCACGACCACAACATATTTTACTACGCCATCTAACAGTACTTCAGGTACAGTTAGGAGCACCTCTACAGAAGGAACTTCATCTGATCAC AAGAAAGCACAAGTTCGGCGTCAGAAGACTCTGGCCGAACCATGA
- the LOC142582867 gene encoding uncharacterized protein LOC142582867 — protein sequence MSTQRGKYVTFLRWAYVYGWELFGLLFAESSPRRYVHATQKLLIAAWLVTVVVLANSFGSLLKSKQAVFNFKPEVDSVDDLAARPYLTPIIPKGSYYEAFSEHSRSQAVKQVWERSRSRRAMYPVADMFSDAALAQVAARRAVILCDHGSILLQMTGFCERQNVRTFVVASQPIEQSPFGYLFSRSLDQRFFRKLFDKFRRIQETGLMAKWLADGKGNWQRCIQSGDITVDSISVEDTVPFFLLWGIMCAMAFCALLCELIYYRLLRSRPANRR from the exons ATGTCGACTCAGCGTGGAAAATACGTCACCTTTCTGCGCTGGGCGTACGTCTACGGCTGGGAACTGTTTGGCCTGCTCTTCGCTGAAA GTTCGCCGAGACGCTATGTGCACGCAACACAGAAGCTTCTGATTGCTGCATGGCTGGTGACTGTTGTCGTGCTGGCGAACTCGTTCGGAAGTCTCCTAAAGTCTAAACAAGCCGTGTTCAACTTCAAACCAGAAGTCGACAGTGTCGATGACCTTGCAGCAAGACCATATCTTACGCCTATCATACCAAAAGGAAGTTACTACGAGGCATTTTCAGAG CACAGCCGTTCGCAGGCTGTGAAGCAGGTGTGGGAGCGGTCACGAAGCCGACGAGCCATGTATCCAGTCGCGGATATGTTCTCAGACGCAGCCTTGGCACAGGTGGCTGCGCGCCGCGCTGTGATTCTCTGCGACCACGGCTCGATACTGCTTCAGATGACCGGCTTCTGTGAACGCCAGAACGTGCGTACCTTCGTCGTGGCCAGCCAGCCGATCGAGCAGTCGCCGTTCGGCTATCTCTTCTCTCGGAGCCTCGATCAGCGCTTCTTCCGGAAACTCTTTGACAA GTTCCGTCGGATCCAGGAGACCGGTCTAATGGCCAAATGGCTGGCCGATGGCAAGGGAAACTGGCAGCGCTGCATCCAGTCCGGGGATATTACTGTAGACAGCATTAGTGTGGAGGACACCGTGCCATTTTTCCTCCTTTGGGGCATCATGTGCGCCATGGCGTTCTGCGCTTTGCTCTGCGAGCTGATATACTACAGGTTGCTGCGGAGCCGCCCTGCCAACAGACGCTGA
- the LOC142582865 gene encoding uncharacterized protein LOC142582865, whose product MNNTSSAVISNCTAGASTHLENATTPSERTSTSGTENANIQDNGNETVGGSSTRSVTTGTDESTSSALKDSRVTMSSTEAINSDTAKMTTAEIISNDTSQQKTATTTTTITTTTASFTTPCNRSSGTVRSSSTGGISSNPVRLSTEHERSATRGTAETDVPEFRNGSADGSFTRYVVHETEGQPTLPPSGPHRADNSSNSTEPTIVQPTTPETTKITYQQTTTTRTATSRASMTTPSAAAQNNSTSNATISSSTIEASTKFENITTVSERTSTKRTENANIQGNNNVAVGGSSTSSLTTGTDESTSSASKISRETMSSSEAISSYTANLTTAETTSNDTSQQKTTTTTTTTTTTTTTASLTTPSNCTSGTGRSTSTAGTSFDRVSQTTKNERTSTIATANTDAPEIKNGSGDASFTRHVAHETEGKPSFPCNGTHRAENLSNATEAIILQPSTSKTTNIAEQRTTTTATTASGTSITTPYVEAETNITSNAAISSSTVGASTHLENITMASEHTSTKLLDKANSFESNNNTVADSITQSVTTEAEQSTSLAFKYSDRTDSANNMASTASSELLNSSKTNDHTSLGTTAAMTSSAKSMTTASVPCQNNASSASSNFSIGGTSSVAVSMSRGIEQTSIRKVETTGAPPRYHSNDDNSTRASVSKDAEKNPHLSPSDSHIAVSSSTVKNIITINPVTEESFRHATREQNDTMTTLSVSSNITTVYSSNQTSSTSSSEIMSSAERVSTDGADMSKSDNPTKVAVESNAKSSISWRYGRSTAAFITRDTDKGPSVAANESHLASSSMDVRSSTTVKSPQAETATQYEMPTATTRFLSSLPTVAAATQTDNCSSAVVSSSVGNATNGTNAINNTEHNTESLITVAVENTATTSRLPSTKNSSTAVYTTVQTENSYQSIEKGENSSTQLGILSKANSSITPCNSTKTEKSSTVALTGDTLSTEPSGIPMGTRTYSNAITNISPTDNSSNSAARTGTQGYNFSETPLSSPSADLSDTASDDSPATKLMTTVSCKNSSIVSSIARADNSSFFNTNALNVNGTSSMKSSSYTSVTKSSYTNDSRLEGQLGELKTTTANKNWTSKPSIPALLSNPVQSGNGSDDTPLISATAEISNDTKVTAGKHHSLSEPTNAPRCKNSTSVPISSLVDNNSSSKPSADATYRMPSLVPGIYDISQNSNDASSTRARTSQLSDLNTTSTAKPSTNYRTIWAKVFGPARTENGSGVAQRYSQAGENFSEARTTESENTTTTESSTTTRCQNMTSTSSDSSAGIHFNSSYNSKRIENSSNYQSESYSTAKNSSAALSFTTGKSQPNESSTVPLSNSSFSVPSLFSLGNFSAASIFAQANSSNVPPHIFLPGRNSSDSNSHTTVQGQNSNSTNSISPTLSSLMVTSYTAETGSGYHMNSSSAKNKKQPCQTNLTAASNNSITTRGILTAVNSSAAALGVIHTNNSRVTQSSSLTPDNSSYVTTTKPEYWRKSIEPSTEPSSKDTNAKVPSYVQRTFPPRRRQPRQQARSMLSRRSLRSQLRSQRRLPSMRLRT is encoded by the coding sequence ATGAACAACACCTCAAGTGCAGTCATAAGCAATTGTACGGCCGGAGCTTCCACACATCTTGAAAACGCAACTACGCCGAGCGAACGTACCTCCACGAGTGGAACAGAAAATGCAAATATTCAAGACAACGGTAATGAGACAGTAGGCGGTTCTAGCACTCGTTCTGTTACAACCGGAACAGACGAAAGTACAAGTTCAGCTTTAAAAGACTCCCGCGTAACCATGAGCTCCACTGAAGCGATCAACAGTGATACCGCGAAAATGACCACTGCTGAAATCATTAGTAATGATACAAGTCAGCAAAAGACGGCAACGACTACAACTACTATAACCACGACTACAGCATCATTTACTACGCCATGCAACCGTAGTTCAGGTACAGTTAGAAGCAGCTCTACAGGAGGAATTTCGTCTAATCCGGTGCGCCTAAGTACGGAACACGAACGTAGCGCTACGAGAGGCACTGCGGAAACAGATGTGCCAGAATTCAGAAATGGCTCTGCCGATGGTTCTTTCACCCGCTATGTTGTTCACGAAACAGAAGGTCAACCTACTTTGCCACCTAGCGGACCTCACCGAGCAGACAACTCGAGTAATTCGACAGAGCCAACAATAGTTCAACCGACCACGCCAGAAACCACTAAAATTACGTACCAGCAAACAACCACTACGAGAACAGCAACGTCTCGCGCAAGCATGACTACGCCATCCGCTGCAGCGCAAAACAACAGCACCTCAAATGCGACTATAAGCAGTTCGACGATCGAAGCTTCCACAAAATTTGAAAACATAACTACTGTGAGCGAGCGTACCTccacgaaaagaacagaaaatgcAAATATTCAAGGCAACAATAATGTGGCAGTAGGCGGTTCTAGCACTAGTTCTCTTACAACCGGAACAGACGAAAGTACAAGTTCGGCGTCTAAAATCTCTCGCGAAACCATGAGCTCCAGTGAAGCTATCAGCAGCTATACAGCAAATCTGACCACTGCTGAAACCACCAGTAATGATACAAGTCAGCAAAAGaccacaacgacaacaacaacaactactacaaCCACGACTACAGCATCCCTTACTACGCCATCCAATTGTACTTCAGGTACAGGTAGAAGCACCTCTACAGCAGGAACTTCGTTCGATCGGGTGAGCCAAACTACGAAGAACGAACGTACGTCTACAATAGCTACAGCAAACACAGATGCTCCAGAAATCAAAAATGGGAGTGGCGACGCTTCTTTCACCCGGCATGTTGCTCACGAAACAGAAGGTAAACCTAGTTTCCCATGTAATGGAACTCACAGAGCCGAGAACTTGAGTAATGCGACTGAAGCAATAATACTTCAACCCAGCACGTCAAAAACAACTAACATTGCGGAACAGCGAACTACCACTACGGCCACAACAGCATCTGGCACAAGCATTACAACGCCATATGTTGAAGCAGAAACGAACATCACCTCAAATGCGGCGATAAGCAGTTCTACAGTCGGAGCTTCCACTCATCTTGAAAACATAACTATGGCGAGCGAACATACCTCTACGAAATTATTGGATAAAGCAAATTCTTTCGAGAGTAATAATAATACAGTAGCCGATTCTATCACTCAATCTGTTACCACAGAAGCAGAACAAAGTACAAGTTTAGCGTTTAAGTATTCTGACAGAACCGACAGCGCCAACAATATGGCAAGCACGGCGTCTTCTGAACTCCTGAATTCATCAAAGACAAATGATCATACAAGTCTGGGAACTACTGCTGCAATGACATCATCTGCCAAAAGCATGACTACGGCATCAGTTCCGTGTCAGAACAACGCCTCAAGTGCGTCATCAAATTTTTCTATTGGAGGAACTTCGAGTGTTGCGGTGAGCATGTCTAGGGGCATTGAACAAACCTCTATAAGAAAGGTAGAGACTACTGGTGCCCCTCCCAGATATCATTCAAATGACGATAATTCTACGAGAGCATCAGTTAGCAAGGATGCTGAAAAGAATCCCCATCTCTCCCCTAGCGATTCTCATATAGCCGTGAGCTCCAGTACGGTGAAAAACATAATCACAATAAATCCCGTGACTGAGGAAAGCTTTAGGCATGCCACACGCGAACAAAATGACACTATGACGACACTGTCAGTTTCCAGCAACATCACTACGGTATATTCTTCTAATCAAACCAGCAGCACCTCAAGTTCAGAGATAATGAGTTCTGCAGAAAGAGTTTCGACTGATGGGGCGGATATGAGTAAGAGCGACAACCCTACGAAAGTTGCAGTTGAATCAAATGCTAAATCTAGTATTAGCTGGCGCTATGGAAGATCTACTGCCGCATTCATTACTAGAGATACCGATAAAGGTCCTAGTGTGGCAGCAAACGAATCTCACCTAGCCAGCAGCTCGATGGATGTTAGAAGTTCCACAACAGTTAAAAGCCCGCAAGCGGAAACGGCGACCCAGTATGAGATGCCTACTGCCACCACACGTTTTCTGAGCAGCTTGCCTACGGTAGCTGCTGCAACGCAAACTGATAACTGCTCAAGTGCGGTTGTCAGTAGTTCTGTAGGAAATGCAACTAATGGGACGAATGCTATAAACAACACTGAACATAATACCGAGTCCCTAATTACTGTTGCTGTCGAAAACACGGCCACTACATCTAGACTTCCTTCGACAAAGAATAGTTCAACTGCTGTGTACACTACTGTGCAAACAGAGAATAGCTATCAGAGCATTGAAAAGGGTGAGAACTCGAGCACGCAGCTTGGCATTTTATCGAAGGCGAACAGTTCGATTACTCCATGCAATAGCACGAAAACCGAGAAGAGCTCAACAGTAGCATTGACAGGAGATACCTTATCTACGGAACCTAGTGGAATTCCAATGGGCACTCGAACGTACTCGAACGCTATTACGAACATTTCTCCAACAGACAATAGTTCAAATTCTGCAGCAAGGACAGGGACACAAGGCTACAACTTTAGTGAGACACCTTTAAGCTCCCCAAGTGCCGACTTGAGTGATACGGCGAGTGATGATTCCCCTGCAACTAAACTAATGACGACTGTATCCTGCAAGAACTCGAGTATTGTTTCCAGCATAGCTCGCGCGGACAATAGCTCATTCTTCAATACCAATGCCCTTAATGTAAACGGCACGTCAAGCATGAAGTCGAGCAGTTATACCTCAGTGACTAAATCTAGTTATACCAATGACTCCAGATTAGAGGGCCAACTTGGTGAACTAAAAACTACGACTGCAAACAAGAACTGGACCAGCAAGCCCAGCATTCCAGCTCTGTTATCCAATCCTGTGCAATCAGGAAACGGATCAGATGATACACCACTAATCTCCGCAACAGCAGAAATTTCCAATGACACGAAGGTGACTGCAGGAAAACACCATTCGTTGAGTGAACCGACGAATGCGCCACGATGCAAGAACTCTACCAGTGTGCCCATCAGTTCTCTAGTGGATAACAACTCATCTTCTAAACCTAGTGCTGATGCAACATACCGTATGCCAAGTTTGGTGCCGGGCATTTATGATATATCACAGAACTCAAATGACGCAAGTAGCACTAGAGCAAGAACTTCCCAGCTTAGCGACCTAAACACCACATCTACAGCAAAGCCCTCAACCAACTACCGCACCATTTGGGCTAAGGTATTCGGCCCTGCGCGAACCGAGAACGGCTCCGGTGTGGCGCAGCGCTATTCTCAAGCAGGAGAAAATTTCAGTGAAGCAAGGACTACCGAAAGTGAAAATACGACTACAACTGAATCATCGACAACGACACGATGCCAGAATATGACAAGTACGAGCAGCGACTCTTCAGCGGGCATTCATTTCAATTCTTCATACAATTCCAAGCGAATCGAGAACAGCTCGAATTATCAGTCGGAAAGTTATTCCACAGCCAAGAACTCTAGTGCTGCCTTAAGCTTTACAACAGGAAAATCCCAACCCAATGAATCAAGCACTGTGCCTTTAAGTAATAGCTCATTCAGTGTCCCCAGCCTATTTTCCTTGGGCAACTTCTCTGCTGCGTCTATTTTCGCGCAAGCCAACAGCTCAAATGTTCCACCACATATTTTTTTACCTGGCAGAAATTCTAGCGATTCCAATTCGCACACAACAGTACAAGGACAGAACTCAAACAGTACGAACAGCATTTCTCCAACACTGAGCAGTTTGATGGTGACGTCTTATACCGCAGAAACAGGCAGCGGGTATCATATGAATTCAAGttctgcaaaaaataaaaaacaacctTGTCAGACCAATTTGACAGCGGCAAGCAACAACTCCATCACTACGCGAGGAATTCTTACAGCTGTCAACAGCTCGGCAGCAGCACTCGGCGTCATACATACAAACAACTCACGCGTGACGCAAAGCAGTTCTTTGACGCCTGACAACTCGAGCTATGTGACCACCACCAAGCCAGAATACTGGAGAAAATCAATTGAGCCGAGCACTGAACCATCATCCAAGGACACGAACGCAAAGGTCCCATCATATGTTCAGCGCACATTTCCTCCGCGTCGTCGTCAACCGCGACAACAAGCAAGATCCATGCTGTCACGCCGATCACTTCGCTCCCAGCTGAGATCACAGCGTAGGCTTCCATCGATGCGTCTACGTACATAA